One part of the Streptomyces sp. AM 2-1-1 genome encodes these proteins:
- a CDS encoding PTS transporter subunit EIIC, which translates to MATDDKHRATAAAILPLVGGAANVRTVAHCMTRLRLGLLDPSLVDDEALKALPAVLGVVEDDTYQIVLGPGTVARVTPEFEAMVATARSAAPAAASTAPAAPAPGAPAPVTPVPVGADGLAAQGAELKAARKAKNATPFKLFLRKIANIFVPLIPALIGCGIIAGLNGLLVNLGLLPGVTPALASIASGFMALIAVFVGYNTAKEFGGTPILGGAVAAIIVFPGVARITAFGQELSPGQGGVLGALGAAVLAVYVEKWCRRWVPEALDVLVTPTLTVLISGLVTIFGLMYVAGEVSSAIGTAADWLLSHGGAGAGFLLGGFFLPLVMLGLHQALIPIHTTLIEQQGYTVLLPILAMAGAGQVGAAAAVYVRLPRNQSIRRTIRSALPAGLLGVGEPLIYGVSLPLGRPFITACVGGAFGGGFVGLFNQLGTSVGSTAIGPSGWALFPLLDGNHGLGGTIAIYAGGLLVGYVAGFVATYCFGFGKELLAEFNVSQEAAAGSTVVAGSPSPAEPGTAEPGTAEPGSAEPGSADPGSTDPGQRPPAPAKV; encoded by the coding sequence ATGGCAACTGATGACAAGCACCGCGCCACCGCCGCCGCGATCCTTCCGCTCGTCGGTGGCGCGGCCAACGTCCGTACCGTCGCCCACTGCATGACCCGGCTCCGGCTGGGTCTGCTCGACCCTTCCCTCGTGGACGACGAGGCGCTGAAGGCGCTGCCCGCCGTCCTGGGCGTGGTCGAGGACGACACGTACCAGATCGTCCTCGGCCCGGGCACCGTCGCCCGGGTCACCCCGGAGTTCGAGGCGATGGTGGCCACCGCCCGGTCCGCCGCCCCGGCCGCCGCCTCCACGGCACCCGCCGCGCCCGCGCCCGGCGCCCCCGCACCCGTCACCCCCGTCCCCGTCGGCGCCGATGGACTCGCCGCTCAGGGTGCGGAGTTGAAGGCGGCGCGCAAGGCGAAGAACGCCACTCCGTTCAAGCTCTTCCTGCGGAAGATCGCCAACATCTTCGTCCCGCTGATCCCGGCGCTCATCGGCTGCGGCATCATCGCCGGGCTCAACGGCCTGTTGGTCAACCTCGGGCTGCTGCCCGGGGTGACGCCCGCGCTGGCCTCGATCGCCTCCGGGTTCATGGCCCTGATCGCGGTCTTCGTCGGCTACAACACGGCGAAGGAGTTCGGCGGCACGCCCATTCTCGGAGGTGCGGTCGCCGCGATCATCGTGTTCCCCGGGGTCGCCCGCATCACCGCGTTCGGGCAGGAGCTCTCGCCCGGCCAGGGTGGCGTGCTCGGCGCACTGGGCGCGGCGGTGCTCGCGGTGTACGTGGAGAAGTGGTGCCGCCGCTGGGTGCCCGAGGCGCTGGACGTGCTGGTCACTCCGACGCTCACGGTGCTGATCTCCGGACTGGTCACCATCTTCGGCCTGATGTACGTCGCCGGTGAGGTCTCCTCCGCGATCGGTACGGCGGCCGACTGGCTGCTCTCCCACGGCGGCGCGGGCGCGGGGTTCCTGCTCGGCGGCTTCTTCCTGCCGCTGGTGATGCTGGGCCTGCACCAGGCGCTGATCCCGATCCACACCACCCTCATCGAGCAGCAGGGTTACACCGTCCTGCTGCCGATCCTTGCCATGGCGGGCGCCGGCCAGGTCGGCGCTGCGGCGGCCGTGTACGTGCGCCTCCCCCGTAACCAGTCGATCCGCCGCACCATCAGGTCGGCGCTCCCCGCCGGTCTGCTGGGCGTGGGCGAACCACTGATCTACGGCGTCTCGCTGCCGCTGGGCCGCCCGTTCATCACGGCGTGCGTCGGCGGCGCGTTCGGCGGCGGCTTCGTCGGTCTCTTCAACCAGCTCGGCACCTCGGTCGGTTCGACCGCGATCGGGCCGTCCGGCTGGGCCCTCTTCCCGCTGCTGGACGGCAACCACGGTCTCGGCGGAACGATCGCGATCTACGCGGGCGGGCTCCTCGTCGGATACGTCGCCGGCTTCGTCGCCACCTACTGCTTCGGCTTCGGCAAGGAGTTGCTGGCGGAGTTCAACGTGTCCCAGGAGGCGGCGGCCGGCAGCACCGTGGTGGCGGGCTCACCGTCCCCGGCCGAGCCGGGTACCGCCGAGCCGGGTACCGCCGAGCCGGGTAGCGCCGAGCCGGGCTCCGCAGACCCGGGTTCCACAGACCCGGGGCAGCGGCCGCCCGCGCCCGCGAAGGTCTGA
- the murQ gene encoding N-acetylmuramic acid 6-phosphate etherase, with the protein MSSSSSAADRDDLLAQLATLTTEQFRPELAEIDRLPTLEIARLMNGEDRSVADAVAAQLPRIAAAIDAIAARMARGGRLIYLGAGTAGRLGVLDASECPPTFNTDPDEVVGLIAGGPTAMVTAVEGAEDSKELAAADLDGLGLTAEDTVVGISASGRTPYAIGAVEHARARGALTVGLSCNAGSALAAAAEHGVEVVTGPELLTGSTRLKAGTAQKLVLNMISTLTMIRLGKTYGNLMVDVRASNEKLHARSRRIVALATGAADQEIEEALAATGGEVKPAILTLLGQVDGPTATALLADADGHLRAALAAVPSP; encoded by the coding sequence ATGTCCTCCTCCTCTTCCGCCGCCGACCGCGACGACCTCCTCGCCCAGCTCGCCACTCTCACCACCGAGCAGTTCCGCCCCGAGCTGGCCGAGATCGACCGGCTGCCCACGCTGGAGATCGCACGGCTCATGAACGGCGAGGACCGCTCCGTGGCCGACGCCGTCGCCGCGCAGTTGCCGCGGATCGCCGCCGCGATCGACGCGATCGCGGCACGCATGGCGCGGGGCGGCCGGCTGATCTACCTGGGTGCGGGCACCGCCGGGCGCCTGGGGGTGCTGGACGCGAGCGAGTGCCCGCCCACCTTCAACACCGACCCGGACGAGGTCGTCGGGCTGATCGCGGGCGGCCCGACCGCGATGGTGACCGCCGTCGAGGGCGCGGAGGACAGCAAGGAACTGGCCGCCGCCGACCTGGACGGGCTCGGCCTCACCGCCGAGGACACCGTCGTCGGCATCTCCGCCTCGGGCCGTACCCCCTACGCGATCGGCGCCGTCGAACACGCCCGCGCCCGGGGCGCGCTCACCGTCGGCCTCTCCTGCAACGCGGGCTCGGCGCTGGCCGCCGCCGCCGAGCACGGCGTGGAGGTCGTCACCGGCCCGGAGCTGCTGACGGGTTCGACCCGGCTGAAGGCCGGTACGGCGCAGAAGCTCGTGCTGAACATGATCTCGACGCTCACGATGATCCGGCTGGGCAAGACGTACGGGAACCTCATGGTCGACGTGCGGGCCTCCAACGAGAAGCTGCACGCCCGTTCGCGCCGGATCGTCGCGCTCGCCACCGGAGCCGCCGACCAGGAGATCGAGGAAGCCCTCGCCGCCACGGGTGGTGAGGTGAAGCCCGCGATCCTCACCCTGCTCGGCCAGGTCGACGGCCCGACGGCCACCGCCCTGCTGGCCGATGCGGACGGTCATCTGCGCGCCGCGCTCGCGGCCGTCCCCTCCCCCTGA
- a CDS encoding MurR/RpiR family transcriptional regulator, which produces MTSELKESFSGDSPPAPAALAAKVRTLAPSMTRSMQRVAETVAGDPAGCAALTVTGLAERTGTSEATVVRTARLLGYPGYRDLRLALAGLAAHQQSGRAPAVTADIAVDDPLADVVAKLAQDEQQTLADTAAGLDTGQLSAVVTAAASARRIDIYGAGASSLVGQDLAQKLLRIGLIAHAHADPHLAVTNAVQLRPGDLAIAITHSGSTSDVIEPLRAAFDRGATTVAITGRPGGAVTQYADHVLTTATSRESELRPAAMSSRTSQLLVVDCLFIGVAQRTYETAAPALSASYEALAHRHTQRRR; this is translated from the coding sequence GTGACCAGTGAACTGAAGGAAAGTTTCAGCGGCGACTCTCCACCCGCTCCGGCCGCCCTCGCCGCCAAGGTCCGTACGCTCGCCCCCTCCATGACCCGCTCCATGCAACGCGTCGCCGAGACCGTCGCCGGGGACCCCGCCGGATGCGCCGCTCTCACCGTCACCGGTCTCGCCGAGCGGACGGGTACGAGCGAGGCCACCGTGGTCCGCACGGCGCGGCTGCTCGGCTACCCGGGCTACCGCGATCTGCGCCTCGCCCTCGCCGGGCTCGCCGCCCACCAGCAGTCGGGCCGGGCCCCCGCCGTCACCGCCGACATAGCCGTGGACGACCCGCTCGCCGACGTGGTCGCCAAGCTCGCCCAGGACGAGCAGCAGACCCTCGCGGACACCGCCGCCGGGCTCGACACCGGGCAGCTCTCCGCCGTCGTGACCGCCGCGGCCTCCGCCCGCCGGATCGACATCTACGGTGCGGGCGCCTCCTCGCTCGTCGGTCAGGACCTGGCGCAGAAGCTGCTGAGGATCGGTCTCATCGCGCACGCCCACGCCGATCCGCACCTCGCGGTCACCAACGCCGTGCAGTTGCGCCCCGGGGACCTCGCCATCGCGATCACCCACTCCGGTTCGACCAGCGACGTCATCGAACCGCTGCGGGCCGCCTTCGACCGGGGCGCCACCACGGTAGCCATCACCGGCCGCCCCGGCGGGGCGGTCACCCAGTACGCCGACCACGTACTGACCACCGCCACCTCCCGCGAGAGCGAGCTGCGCCCGGCCGCCATGTCCAGCCGGACGAGCCAACTGCTCGTCGTCGACTGCCTGTTCATAGGCGTCGCGCAGCGCACCTACGAGACGGCGGCGCCCGCCCTCTCCGCGTCGTACGAGGCACTCGCCCACCGCCACACCCAGCGCCGCCGCTGA
- a CDS encoding GlsB/YeaQ/YmgE family stress response membrane protein, with product MGIIAWILIGLLAGLIAKALMPGKDPGGIIITMLIGIAGGLLGGWLGKVLFGVDSIDGFFDLSTWIAAIIGSVILLAIYRVVVGNRHSHRHA from the coding sequence ATGGGCATCATCGCTTGGATCCTCATAGGGTTGCTCGCTGGCCTCATCGCCAAGGCACTCATGCCGGGCAAGGACCCGGGCGGCATCATCATCACGATGCTCATCGGTATCGCGGGTGGCCTCCTCGGCGGCTGGCTCGGCAAGGTCCTCTTCGGCGTCGACTCGATCGACGGTTTCTTCGACCTGTCCACCTGGATCGCCGCGATCATCGGTTCGGTGATCCTGCTGGCCATCTACCGGGTGGTCGTCGGCAACCGTCACTCGCACCGCCACGCCTGA